In Streptomyces nodosus, one DNA window encodes the following:
- a CDS encoding DoxX family membrane protein yields MTCIDRRDVGLLLIRLGIGGVLAAHGTQKLFGWFGGGGIEGTGRFMESVGYRPGRASATAAGLAEAGGGALLALGLATPAAGAAAAGAMTGATAVNAPSGFFAQAGGYEHAAFLGLTAASLAIAGPGRLSVDALFGHAVNRAWMVPAAFAVTAAATALVVGARNKQVRGPSEGEQEALFEQ; encoded by the coding sequence GTGACCTGTATCGACCGACGTGATGTGGGACTGCTGCTGATCAGGCTGGGGATCGGCGGGGTGCTGGCGGCGCACGGCACACAGAAGCTGTTCGGCTGGTTCGGCGGCGGCGGGATCGAGGGGACCGGGCGGTTCATGGAGTCCGTGGGCTACCGGCCGGGCCGGGCGAGCGCCACGGCGGCGGGGCTCGCGGAGGCGGGCGGCGGCGCGCTGCTGGCGCTGGGGCTCGCCACACCGGCGGCGGGCGCCGCGGCGGCCGGCGCGATGACGGGGGCCACGGCGGTCAACGCGCCGAGCGGGTTCTTCGCTCAGGCCGGGGGCTATGAGCATGCGGCGTTCCTCGGCCTCACGGCGGCGAGCCTGGCGATCGCGGGCCCCGGCCGGCTCTCCGTGGACGCGCTGTTCGGTCACGCCGTCAACCGCGCCTGGATGGTCCCGGCGGCGTTCGCGGTGACGGCGGCGGCCACGGCCCTGGTGGTGGGCGCGCGGAACAAACAGGTGCGCGGGCCCTCGGAAGGCGAGCAGGAGGCGCTCTTCGAGCAGTAG
- a CDS encoding D-alanyl-D-alanine carboxypeptidase family protein has product MSRRAVLGLGAAVPLTLAAPAAASPAPPASVGQGGEPGTIGGARLGRDGVQAQKTAGLPKKLTARSWLVADHDSGEVLASYNAHRRLAPASTLKMLFADTLLDKFERTRTYKVTDADLADVPSGSSLVGIRPGITYTVEQLWLGVFLRSGNDAVHVLSHMNGGLEKTVAEMQARAEDLQALDTRVASPDGYDHKGQLSSAYDLTLFARHGLKNKDFRGYCATRTADYPAGGKKTFQIQNTDRLLTGAWGLDVYEGLFGVKNGYTSNAGNTFTGAATRDGRTLLVTVMHPKSGGNGVYEETAALLDWGFAQAGAAGPVGALVTPLSEGGAKASPSPTAPVERAATGTEAAVTQGGPPWGLLGGAGGAMALLAGGAYALRTRRRNRTTEGPRHGD; this is encoded by the coding sequence ATGTCCCGCCGCGCCGTTCTCGGACTCGGCGCCGCCGTGCCCCTGACCCTCGCCGCGCCCGCCGCGGCCTCCCCCGCACCCCCGGCCTCGGTGGGGCAGGGAGGCGAACCCGGCACCATCGGCGGGGCACGGCTCGGGCGGGACGGCGTCCAGGCGCAGAAGACCGCCGGTCTGCCGAAGAAACTCACCGCCCGCTCCTGGCTCGTCGCCGACCACGACAGCGGCGAGGTGCTCGCCTCCTACAACGCGCACCGCCGGCTCGCGCCCGCCTCCACGCTGAAGATGCTGTTCGCGGACACCCTGCTGGACAAGTTCGAGCGGACCCGGACCTACAAGGTGACCGACGCCGATCTCGCGGACGTCCCCTCGGGCTCCAGCCTGGTCGGTATCAGGCCCGGCATCACGTACACCGTCGAGCAGTTGTGGCTCGGGGTCTTCCTGCGCTCCGGCAACGACGCGGTCCATGTGCTCAGCCATATGAACGGCGGACTTGAGAAGACCGTCGCCGAGATGCAGGCCAGGGCGGAGGATCTGCAGGCCCTCGACACCCGCGTGGCCAGCCCCGACGGCTACGACCACAAGGGCCAGCTCTCCTCCGCGTACGACCTCACGCTGTTCGCCCGCCACGGCCTGAAGAACAAGGACTTCCGCGGCTACTGCGCCACGAGGACCGCCGACTACCCGGCGGGCGGGAAGAAGACGTTCCAGATCCAGAACACCGACCGCCTGCTGACCGGCGCCTGGGGACTCGATGTGTACGAGGGGCTGTTCGGCGTCAAGAACGGCTACACCAGCAACGCGGGCAACACCTTCACCGGCGCCGCCACCCGCGACGGACGCACCCTGCTGGTGACGGTGATGCACCCCAAGTCCGGCGGCAACGGCGTCTACGAGGAGACCGCCGCCCTGCTGGACTGGGGTTTCGCCCAGGCGGGTGCCGCCGGGCCGGTGGGCGCGCTGGTGACGCCGCTCAGCGAGGGCGGGGCCAAGGCGAGCCCCTCGCCGACGGCCCCGGTGGAGCGGGCCGCGACCGGCACGGAGGCCGCCGTCACCCAGGGCGGACCCCCGTGGGGGCTGCTCGGCGGGGCCGGGGGAGCGATGGCGCTGCTGGCCGGCGGGGCGTATGCGCTGCGGACACGGCGGCGGAACCGGACGACGGAGGGGCCCCGGCACGGCGACTGA